AATAAAAGAAGCAACTTCCAAAAATGTTGTTTTGTCTTCTAGTTTCTAGCTGtagtttttggaattttttgattcAGAATTGGCAATACCTTTGGACTCAAAagtaaacaaaaataataatagtaatcaTAATTGCAATCTTCTGTCGTTTAAGCACTTGGATCAAAAGGACCCACAAGTTTTAGAAATTTGCCCagattaaaaaatttcaaaaccttcaataattctaattcccttcccttccctttTGGTCATTTTTAGCTCTGCTAAAGATTAGCAAATGCTTCATCCAAGTGTTAAACCACTAAGGGATTGGTTATGTGTTTTACGGATATGCCAAAGGTTTAAGATAAAAATTAGACTTAAGAAATAACCCTCTTCACAAGTACAGATGTACCCTCAAGGATATTTAGCGGTCTATTATGTTATCTcccaaaataaatatatatatatatatatatgtgaggTAGAATTTGAACCCACCACCGAATACCCATAAATTATGTAAGACAtgaatgaaatttaaaatatatacccatattaaggataataaaacaataaatcaaatgataaaaaaaagataagggTAAATGTATAGCACTATCTTTGAGTAGCCTAATTGTGGTCTTCTCTAATTTTGGCTTCATTTTCACTAACAGACAGAATTAACAATCTACTAACCCGTTTCCTcacgaaataagaagaaagatgaCAGATTATCAAGTAGCAATTAtacattaatttaattaaaacgaACAAGTAAAACCAAATAAAATCTAACCCAACAATCTGAGAGTTGTGATTCGGCACATTGAACAACTCCACAATCACCTCTATAAAAATTAAGCATAATAGACACCAAAATTTAATAAGTTACATTCATCCTTAAAAATTCAGAAAACCCCTTTTGTTGCTCATGTCATGTCTAGTGAATATCTATTGACATCATCAGGATCAGATTACTATGTGAGCCACACAACAGCAACCAACCAATTCCTATCTTACATGCCATAACCCTAAATTCACAATCTGGCCCAAtacaaaaaatcaattaaatattaaatcaacacacacacacataagCTCAAAGGACAGTAAAATACCAAACACGGTTTGCTTTTCAAATTAAGGTCTAGTTGTTTTTTGTTTGTACATATCTTCAACTAAAGAAAGAAGCCTATTTAgaacttactttttttatttgttttctctTGATTTCTTCATATTTCCCTCCTAATAGATCAAAGAGAATGCCAGCACCAACACCAGCAGCTAAGTCAATTGTATAATGACCTCTAGTCCCAAGCAACCTCACTACTTGTAAAACATTAAGAACATCAAAAGTCCATGCCAATTCCCATCTCTGCATTCTTCTCATATCCAATGATGATATCACTGACCCTGCAACATGTCCCGAGAAAAATAGGAAGAAAGACACATTCCCTACTGGGAAATCCACTCCTGATCCCAGAAATTCCTGATTTAATCAACACCCATCACCAAATTATTCATCTTTAATTACTACACAACCACaactatttaaatttaaaaatataattgcaATGCAAATGGATGTGTCTTTTGTTAAGTAATGTTTTGACACATAACATACACATGTTAGGTTAGGGAAGAAGTTACCTCCGGAAGTGGAAGCTGAGTTGAGTAGCCCAGAATCCCACGGCAAGTGAACATGAATAGAGTAGAAATGGTGGATCTTGGCCTGCCCTCTATCACCCATGTCCACAGTATATATGTAGTTTGCATCCCAACAAACACCTAATTGATATCATGTCCAAGCATCAGTTTTGCATTTCAAATTAGTATAAATTAACCAAATTCAATATTGTAAATCTTCTCTGCGAATTCCAAATATCACAAACAATCTCATCTTCAAATATTTTACACAAAAATTAAAAAGCCGTTCCAAGAAATTAAAAATAGGGCAAAACATGGAATTTCAGTCAAATGCATGAACAggtcaaaagaaaaagataaaaaaaaaaaaaaaaacgagagctgtctcaaatcaaatcaaatcattaACCCATAAAATAATTAGGATTTGAATTGAAAAGCATACCGTATTAAGTGCAGCCAATAGAGTGTTGAGCTCGGGCCAGGAAGAAAGCAAGCGATGGAGGGGCTGAGTGACAAGAAACCCCAAATCAAAGGGCGGAGAAGAGGCC
The window above is part of the Euphorbia lathyris chromosome 3, ddEupLath1.1, whole genome shotgun sequence genome. Proteins encoded here:
- the LOC136221715 gene encoding phosphatidylcholine:diacylglycerol cholinephosphotransferase 1-like; the encoded protein is MTSSSLTSSSSTTTTTTTLFNRKKVDGVEMGCKKIANVNSGLYTVYGFDPSFMRWTMNDALNVVKHHWIPCFFAIGLLFFMAVEYTLRMVPASSPPFDLGFLVTQPLHRLLSSWPELNTLLAALNTVFVGMQTTYILWTWVIEGRPRSTISTLFMFTCRGILGYSTQLPLPEEFLGSGVDFPVGNVSFFLFFSGHVAGSVISSLDMRRMQRWELAWTFDVLNVLQVVRLLGTRGHYTIDLAAGVGAGILFDLLGGKYEEIKRKQIKKVSSK